CCAAACTGACTGATGTAATTTGCCTCAAGTTCCAATGGAATTTCCTGGGCAATGATTGGATAGCTAAAGGTCAATAATAGGAATAGAGCGCTAAACTTCATGAAAGGGCATGAAAATCTTGCTCAAGGAGCAGGCTTAGGGTAAATCGAATGGCCAATGACCGACCTAAAGATACAAAGGCGCTATTAGCTGAATTGTCATAGAATGCGCGAAGCTAATTTTGATTCTAATTAGGTAGGATAAGCCCTTCGTTTAGGGCCCATTTATAAAGATCTAAACTGGTTTCTAATTCGAGTTTTTGGAAAATTCGCGCGCGGTAGGAGGCAACGGAGCTACTATGGAGCTTGAGGATTTCTGCTATTTCACGAGAGGTTTTGCCTTGAATCATAAGGGAAAGTACTTCTGACTCTCTTTGGGAAAGGCAATTAATAGTTTGTCGGTTGTCGGAGCCGGAAGCAATACTTTCCATTAATATTTCACTGGAGAAATAATTCTTTCCACTGAGGAGGTTGATGATGGCAAAATGCAATTCTTCATCGGGGGAGGTTTTTTCGATAAAGCCATTAATTCCAATATCTACCAAACGTTTGATATAAAGCTTAGCGGGTTCCATGGAGAACATCAGAATGGGACTTTTAGGAATCAAATTGCGGATAATGCGCACCAGGGAGATGATTTCAAAATCTGGAAGATTGATGTCCATCAAAATCAAATCCGGAAAATCTTGGGCATCGGCCATTTCCTGACAGGTGCTTACCGCTTCTTTTCCTGTTGCAGCAATTTGATAAGAGTCGAAGAGCTTATTGCGCTCGCAAAATGACTTAACTCCCATTTGAACTACGGGGTGATCATCGACAATTAAAAGTTTACCCATGAATTGAATTTGCGGCAAGGAATAGAATTCCATCTTTTCAGATTTTAGAAAAAGCTGATTCTTATTGTAGAACATGTTTTACATGTCGCAAAATGGACTTGGTGCAGCAGTGCTTTTAGTTTAAGTTCTACAGCAGAATCGAACGAAAGCCACAGTATCCTAGTCGCCGATTAATGAGGTTTGTGATATTAAAAAAATGAAGTCGTGCGAATATTAGTTCTTGAAGACAACCAGTTTATAGCCTCAATAATTACTGCGTCCTTAAAAAGTAGCGAGTCTGAATTGCTAATTGTGAAGGACCAATTCGAGGCGGAAAAGTACTTCAAAGAGCAAATACCGGACATTTTGATTTCAGATATTCATATGGAGCAGGGAACCAGTCTAGATTTTCTCAAAGAGGTTCGTAAGTATCCACAAACTAAGGTTGTGGTGGTAAGCTCGGACTTTGAACGATTGATGGAGGTGGAAGAGAATATAGGTTTAAAGAACTGGTCCTATATCAGTAAAAATAATCGCAAGTGGCTAATGCTTATTAAGACGGAAATTTTGTCATTTCTCAAAGCCAATAATTCAAGTACAGCATCTCCAATAAGCTAGCTGAGGCTGACCCAACAAAAAAACAAATACTAAACAGGAAAGGAATTGCTCTCGGGATCTTTTAGATTCGATCTCAATGTCTCCGAATCCCTCCCTTCCGAAGCAATGGTGCCGGTAAAAATGCCGGCACTTCTTTTAGGGATGTATCAGCCCTTCTTTTAAGGCCCATTGATAGAGCTCAAAATTGCTCTTAACACCAATCTTGTCGAAGATACGTGTGCGGTAGGTTGCGACAGAGCTTTTATGCAGATTCAATAGCTCACAAATTTCTTTAGGTGATTTACCGCGAATCATCAAAC
The Croceimicrobium hydrocarbonivorans genome window above contains:
- a CDS encoding response regulator — protein: MRILVLEDNQFIASIITASLKSSESELLIVKDQFEAEKYFKEQIPDILISDIHMEQGTSLDFLKEVRKYPQTKVVVVSSDFERLMEVEENIGLKNWSYISKNNRKWLMLIKTEILSFLKANNSSTASPIS
- a CDS encoding response regulator transcription factor, with product MGKLLIVDDHPVVQMGVKSFCERNKLFDSYQIAATGKEAVSTCQEMADAQDFPDLILMDINLPDFEIISLVRIIRNLIPKSPILMFSMEPAKLYIKRLVDIGINGFIEKTSPDEELHFAIINLLSGKNYFSSEILMESIASGSDNRQTINCLSQRESEVLSLMIQGKTSREIAEILKLHSSSVASYRARIFQKLELETSLDLYKWALNEGLILPN